The Onychomys torridus chromosome 2, mOncTor1.1, whole genome shotgun sequence sequence TTGGTTAAGCCAACATTGTCTGCCATTGCAGCTCAGTAGAACAGCAGATTCTAGTATGCAGCATACCAAGAATGTGATAGTAACATTTAAGAGCTAAAAGTCAATCCATGTAAATAATAAATGGATAGGTATATTGAAATGTGATACAAGAAATTAAGAATGCAAAGGATAGGCTATTGTAATTGTAATTACTACATTTGAGTTTGTGTTAGAAATTCTTAACGAGCAAAGGTGGAAAATACAGTAAGAAGTAGAAATTAGATTACAATGCTGAGATCAGTATTCATCCAAGAATATAAAAGAAGAGTtaaacaaaggagaaaaggaagcatcTGATGCAATAATAAGAATATTTCAGGCCATAAGGAACATTCTAACAGAGGACATTATGGTGTCCAACAgatatttattatgaaaaaacaaaagtacTCTCACAGAGagatgtatgtgcacatgtgaatgcacacacacacacacacacacacacacacacacacacaccacaagtaCAGTTTTTGCTGCCTTTGTGATACTGGATGTGTGCCTTTCACTGAAGGGCAGTCACCATACCAGAAGCCCCAGAAGCCAcagccttaaagaaaattgactttccctctcccagaactTATCAGCTATCAATACCTCTCTAACTAGGGGTGTGATTTCATGCACAACTTGCCTATACATGATTGAGTTATCTTGCCAGAGTCTGCACAGGTCTTTTGCATATCATCTCAATTTCTATGAGTTCATTGTGTGTAATTGCCCTGCTGTAtatggaaaacactgtttccttgtagcAATCCACCACCTTTCCTTCTTGTCTTCTGCAATGATCCGTGAGCCTTTGAAGGAAGGCAGGATATAAATAAACAGCTTAGGAATGACCACCCAGATGTATTTTATGCTCTGCACCTTGAGCTCTGAATTGATTGTCATCTACTAAAAATACAAGAGTCTCTGATGAGGACCAACTGATGCATAATCTTGGCCCATGCCACATGTGATAACTATGTACACACTGCATCTTACCTGATATTTGAAGtccagttctttttttattatgtttgattTCCTGTTTAATGTTTCCAGAGTTATTgcttaaattttaattactatGATTGAGTCTATATAGATGTTCTACTTGAACTTTTGAaatattatcatattttattatagtttttcttgtctGTTCACATTTTAAGTTCactcttctatttttaaatgcaaacaaTGTATTTCATATGCTTAATATATATAAAGGAAGTCCAGACCATCACTGCTAATTTTGATAACTTTGATAACTACCCCTCAATATGCCAGGGGAGAGCACATCAATTGCCTTTGTCTTCATATTTTGCATGGAATTCATACAAATTAATACCTGCAAACTTGCTAAGGAAAAGTAATTTCTAAATTCGATCCATTTTTGCaaaatttttcctatttttgattttatgtgtataaatgctagaggccagaaaaggtctACAGAACTCCGAAAATTGTAATTATAGTGAGTTTGGAGCTGCCATATATATGCTGAGGTAGAATTCAGATCCTCTTCAAGAGAATCAAGTGCTTTTAAtcaatgagccatctttccagtccctgcaTTCCACTCTTCATAGTATTCCATGAGACATACTGTTTTACTTGGTAAATTTTTTTATAGACTATTTCAATATTCACTACTTTGGGCTCCTCAGATGAATGTGGATATCTCTATTATATTCCTCCTTTATGAGGGTTCTAAGAATTAGAAATAGTCCATTTGATCCTGATGTGGACTTTAGAACCAGCATATCAGGATaccaacaaaaacataaaaataggtGGATAAAGGGAGATAGGGAGAAaagattcatatatatttatattttctattatgcAAAATATTATTCTTGCTTTCTTGGtggctaaaatatttttaaaattacatagcTATGTAAGTGTTAGATGGATGGGAAGATGTATTATAATAAGAAATACTGGTTTAGGACATTTAGTGTATTTCATAGTTATAGGTAAATCTAATTATCTTATCAGTTAAAAACCAGTAGTCACATATTAAGGTAAAAacatgaaagatcagagaagcagaggagcagccaccagtgacttcctacctTTTCTGTTCCTCTGAACAAAAAGGCCAATTTCCagtctcagccccaccttaccacttcctgtaGCTCTCTCTatagtcctccaaacctctatggttcaCTAGTGGCtaactccaccctctgactccaagcaagctttatttgtcacaacacaaacaaaatatcacacaacactatAACACTTGAAGTTAATTATACCTTTCATATCTTTATAcacttttgttatttttccattgattctttgaaaaatttcCTTTGAGTTCATTTGTTTAGGATTTGAGgcttgtttttatgatttttagtGAAATAGATGGAATGAGTATTATTGACAGCCATTCTGAATACATGTTAAATCAGAAGaggtatatctatatataaagtCTGATTTAATTTAGTCTCATGGATGAGTGCAAATCTCTTATAAATAGTAATTAGATCTTTCAGCTTACTAtagagatttttttaatgaaatgcttCCTCCCAATACCCACAGTGAAATGAAAAGTTCTCTAAATTCTCAAATATTATCCTATATACAGAGTATATTGCAGTATGTTTATACTTTCAAATATCTTGTAAATTCACATCCAAGAAGATCAAACATTAGCTTTTGGCAGTCTCAGAAAAggaacatgaaacaaaaaaaaaaaaaatgtgcttttcttCCCATTAATTATCAGAGGGGATCTCTAAACCaaaagtgtttttttgttgttgtttttactattttatgaATTCTTGGCTGGGTGTAAATGATAGGtaacatttaaaatgtgctttGTAAAAGAATGCCTGTACATGTGGGACTGAATGAAGGCCAGAAGtagagaaataaatcttttcattgCTATACAAGCAGCTGTAACTCTGAGTATGAAAATATAAGCAGCCATGACAGAAGCCTTAAACTTTGGAAAATATATACATCCAAGGACAGCACCTGAAGCCACTGGGATGTCACTGAAACTATGCCTGCTAGTTCTGCAACAAAGACTTCTCAGCTTTGTCTAAATAGTTCCAAAATGAGAAGGCACTGGACAAATGCAAGGTGAAATGAaagattgtagctggagttttctccagttcacctgggccacagctgctcagacccaaataaacacacagagacttatattacttataagctgtatggccatggcaggcttcttgctatctagttcttatatcttaaattaacccatttctatttatctgtaagttgccatgtggcttgtggcttactggtacttttataACTCGCTTCCTCTGTGCCTGACTGGCGattcctcactcagccttcctgttcccagcattctcctctctgcttatcctgcctatactatacttcctgcctggttatttgctaatcagcattgtatttatcaatcaatcagagcaaaaccttcacagtatacagaaagacatccccagtaACAGATCCCAGTCTAGTTCTACTCACCTCTGCTCCTGAAATTCAAATAGAGAGGGAGGAAGATAATATGCAAAACTAATGGTAGACACTCCCAGGTAAGCTCATAGCAAAACCTCATTTTATTTGATCCTGGAAAAGAGTCAGTAAGAAGACTTAGGAGGCTAGGACTTTGGGAATGTATTGGAATAGcaagagaaatattaaatatagGTAGTGTCTTGAAGGTCTCAGTGATATATCCATTTGTTCATTTAACCTGCATCAGGTCTAAAGCCTAATAAGCAAGATTTTTAAAACTAGGGTTAGGGTTACAATTAGGAATTTTTAGTGAAGATAGAATTTAGGATTGGGTGAAGCTAAGTTTTATGGTCATTTAGGATGAAGACAGAGCAgccttaaaataaaatcaaataataaatattttctcacttttcttGTGAATGTGCAGCCTGAAAATATGACTTGGAAGATATGGAACCCTGTTAACTATAACCTTGTTTAAATGCTTAAGTGGCTAAAGGTTATAAGCTTTGCAGGTGGCACCTGTGTCCCTGCATCACTTTTTTCCCAATTGTTGCAGGTAGAGTCACTGATCTCCAGGGTCGCTGATACTGTGGGAGATAATTAGAGGGGAAGGATGAGGCTGACAGGCTGTGATGGGTGGGGGAGTGGCATGGGATGTGCTCCAGGGCCCAGGGCCCAGAAAGCAGAGCTGTCCAGACCTGAGctccagtcactcacctcttcctCCAGTCTCATGCCTGACAGTTTTCTTCCATCTGAGACAGGGCCAAGGCTGCAGAGCAAGAACTCTGACTAAAGCCAGCCTCTCCTGTCCCGATAAAAGTGAGCTTTGAACTTCTCCTGAAATTCATCAGTATAAGAGTGAGGTGTggctgtatttttctctttttaactatgtaaaagagCCTAGAAAATTTCAGCAATATCTCTAAAAGCTAACAAATACCTATAAAAGAGAAAAGGTCTATTATGATTCGGATTCCACAAACACCAAAAGTGAAAGGCAATCATTAATGATGCCTCTAAAGGAATCCTGAGACCTTGCGAGGAAATGTGATGATATCTGCATGCTAGCCCTGAAGGACAACACAAGGAGAAAGGGTGGCAGCTTAACCTGAGGATCTCTGAAGATTTTGAAAACTCCTTTGACAAAGGGTATTGGGATGTACTAAAGTTCTGAGGTAAATAATTTTGTATGCATCACATCTGTGTATTGtgtttcaaaaagaaatggtTTCGGAGCACTTTACctttcacaattttttttctccatttgagacaacaaaaaacaagtattCCTCTGAGACAATGAAGAACAAATATAATGCTCAAATATATTACAGGACACGGAGGTCTGTTTGACATCAATGATATATACTCTGGTTTGAACAGGACATCTGAAAGAGAACAGAAGGACTTGGATATGCATTTCTAATTAAGATAAATTGGAGATGCATTTCCAATTAAGAGATTCACATTACaggcttagtccccagttggcaGATCCAATCACTGAGAATTGTCTGGATCATGAGCGCTCTGACTTTGTCAGTGGATTAATCCATAATTTGATGGAATtttttgaaaataacaaaaatgttagTCAATGGGGCTGAGTGGATAAAATAGGTAGTAATGGACATGCTTTTGAAAGAGATATCTtgcccccatcccacctccaACAGCTCTTTCTTGGCCATCTTGAGAGTTGGTTATTATTTAAAACTGAGATAATCTAGGTACCTGGAGAGAAGGAAGATTAGATACTCAAGGAGTCTAGGGACCCTTGCCACAGTGCCAGGAAAGAAGGCCACTGAAGCAGCTCTAAAGAGGAGGAGGATCAAATATGGAaacactgaggcagaaggaaattCTGAATTGAGCATCATGATGGTCAGAGCTCCACTCAAGAATAGGAATTGAGGATTGCTGATTTCTCAGCATCTGGACCTATCTTCCTGCCACATGTGGTTTGTTgctggaaaggagagaaagagaaaaatccctGAGATCAGGTGTAGTGGATTGCCTGATTTCTTCAGTCTCTTCTCTGCAAAGTGGGTTATTTGAGCAGGGCTTGAGAGTACTAGCaccagcctccagagtgctaggttCACTCTATTCTCCCTGTCTAGTTCAGATTCTAGTGCTCTGTTTATGTATACCAATCCCCAAATATTTGGGTAACACTATTTGGCTTGCAGGTACCATTTGTGGTTGAGCATTCCACAAATACCTGTTCTTTATATTTTGACCACATGTGGGTTCCTCTGTTAACCAATATCCAATGCACAAAAACATCTCTCAAAGCATCACAAAGCTGTACTAATCTGTGGGTAGagagatttaaatttaaaaggcaatttgatactatgtccatttagcaaattaATGGTAGTCTCAATTCTGAGGCCCTTATGACTTACAAGTACCAGGTACATATTTTTTCCTGTGGAGCAAGCTTTAAATCAAATTAGAAACTGATTGGTTTCCCATGACATTCCTGCTGCTATTATACCCATGGCTTATAATGCCCTGATGGTTTTTATTGCAGTTCACAGGATGCACAGGTGGGTAAGACAATTAATCACATTTTTCTCCAAAATATTCTTACTTTTTGGAGATACTTGTGCCTCTCAATCTGACTctcagactattgaaacaatgtACCCCCAAAGAAATGAGAATTTCTTCTGGAATTTcatacagggagaaagaaaaggctgtAGTACAAGAGGAAACTTGTCTCCCCTGCGTAGATATTTTACACAGATCTAGAAACTTGTCAGACTCCCTTGTAGGATAAAACTGAAACCTAGAAGATGATGAATCACTTTTGGTAGTAGGCTAcaacaccttgaccaggacttcTTAGCTTTTACCTGGGCCTTAGTCTTAGCCAGAAGGGTCTCTTACTTGCAGGGTTCTTATTAGCCTGGAAGAAATTGCACAACTGGAAATTTTGCGCACAGCAGCTCATATTAAATTCCAAAAACTGTATGTGGGACACTCTGCATGCTATTCATTTTGAAGGTTGCAAATTGCATACCAGGAACCCTCATACAAAGAGACTCACCATAACTGAATGGACATATCTTTGGCTATCAGCTTAAACTGTAATCTCACTTAAGGTTCCTGAAGATTGACTTGAGGAATCACTGGGTCTCTTTGCCTCATTTCCCAAAGTTTTTCTCTATTAATTTAGATGTTTTAAGTGGTTCCTTGGCACAGAGTTTGACCCCAGTTCTAGTATCAGGTTCCTCTTCATTCAACCATAAGAGTCTCAAGAATTGAATTAATGTccaaaggttttctttcttttttttttcttttgttttttttgagacatggtttctctgtgtacctttggatcctgtcctggaactcactctgtagaccaggctggcctcaaactcacagagatctgcccacctctgcctcccaagtgctgggattaaaggtggctgTTCAAAGGTTTTCTAACTGCTTATCCATCTTGCTTCCCTTGCTAACAAGGTAAAATATCATGATACTTCTTTCATCCAATTCTGTCCTATTATGGGACTAATAACTTCCAAATCTTGTTTTTCCTCTGAGTCTAGCCTTCATCCATATCTCTGCTACAAAGAACAGAATTAAGTGTTGCCTTTAGGCACACATTTCCTTCTTCAACAGCACTCTTGCAtggataatttaattttataatcctGCCCCTCTATTTACAGGTTGTATTAGACACTTTTATTCCTATaacaaatgtcttttaaaaatgtttaaaggatAAATGCctcattttggctcatgatttcagatGGTTTATTCCAAGGTTGCTTCTGTCCTTAGTTTCTGAGTCACTGATAAAGCAAACACCATGGAGGGTAACACAAGAAGGGTAGAACTGCTAGCTCAGAGTCCATGTACATTGCTCTGAGACACAGAGGATTTTTTTCTCCAATACTGTTTTGTCATGCAAGAGGAGTCACTATCACATCAAACCCTCTGCAACTGGACTCATGGGAACATACAGGCATATGCACCAGACTGTCATAAGGCTGCTGAGGCTTGATTGTGGTTGAAGCtttatctttatttctctttccagaaTCTGGAATGGGGCTGGAGGCTGTTTCCTGGTTCTCTCTGTGTAATCTTCTTGTTTCAATGCCTTTCATCCCCCCCCATCTCTTTCATGCTTCTTGGtactttgtttttgtatttagaCTATGTCCTTTCCCTGTTGTCTTGACTCATATTATCTACAAAGGCACATACACAAAgattctaattttccttttatctCAGAAATTATATATGCTATTTTCCAGAGGAGACAAAACAGTAATTTTAAAGGGGAAATAATATTTAAGGGCACAAATCTAGAAATTTATGTGGAAGTCACAGCTTTTGAATTCATGCAACGCAGAATGAAAGACCATTGTCTAGTTATTTCAATagcttctttaagatttattttctatgtatgagtgagagtggatgtctgtgagtgtgcatgtgaacaTGCCTGCAGGAAAATGTGGTGTCCAGAAAAGGATcccatagagctggagttacaggtgattgtgagccatccaGTACGGGTGCTAGGACCCAAACTAGCCCTCATAAAGaacaactgctcttaacctctgagacttctctccaggcccaatacctttctttaaaatattcctcATAACATTCAGTATTTTTCTGATTTCCagaaactcaaatagggcagCTCTACAGCAGTTTATAGCTTGTAACATAACCTCGCAGTTATTATTTCATTCAATTCTCTTCTTAATTTTAATCCTTGGATAAAACAATTCATCTTTGATAGAAGCAAGTCATAAGAACTTACCTGAGAGGACaatgcttctctttttctcttgattAGTAGTTACATTGTAAATGGAACAAGTAATAGGACCATGTGTTCTGTTCTTTAGAAGAATGCTACTCTTCAAGTACAATAATCCATCCTGAGAGTCAAATTTTAGTGAGTGTGGAATTACATTCCCCTTACTGTCTCTCCACGTCATCTCAGCTGGTGGGACCAAACTTCCTGAAGTACATTCCAACAGTACCCCTTCTGCATCTGGAACCTGAATGTTAATCTGTATATCCAAGCTCACAgctaggaagaggagaaagatgatATTATGATTGGTAGTGTGGATTCAAGAGATGAGAAGTTTGTGGAAGTGTTCATTCTCAAATGGATGCTACCTGTGACCCATATGTGGGTAGACACAATTAGGACAAAAGCAATACTTGTATATAAACACAAGCTAGAAAGAGACAAAAACACAATCAGAAAAAAACTGATAAATCAGATTTCATGAAATTTAGTAATTTCTGTACATCATTATGGGCAAAAAGAGAAAGTCACAGACTAGAAGATATCAATAaatccaagacaaaaccaaatttaactAGGTATTCCAATCTCTACACTAGCTACTTTGGCATTTACACCACCATATTTTGAGCATAGACACTGAAACAAATTCTTTAGAAGGTTAGACTATTATGCAAATAGCAAATaaacatagtttttaaaacaaatttttaaaaataatatataaatacatttagagTTCTTGCTGTGAAAACTCTAAGTGATGTGGTAATGAAGAATTATGTGAAAACTGAAACAACTTCCTTGCTGAAGACAAACTCCAAAAGTGGATAAACTATAAAATTACTtcccaaaataattaaaaacccaaTAAATTAAGCATTCACTGGATGTTCAAAACAGGGAGCCAACTAGGTGCAAAGAGATACTCAATTACATCTGCTTCTATAACATTTACTTATTGTGGGAAGGAACTAATTATTTTATCCCCTTTAATAATTTAAGGTGATTTTTGATTATCAGAATTCTCAGCCCAAGTGCGTAAGGATGATGTTGGGTCAAACCATCTCATATCAGGATGAGtacaagaagagagaaaagaaactgagcaGATTGGAGGCTTGTAGGAGCTGGGGCAGCTCTTCAAGAAGGGAGTTTATCATCAGCCTTTGCAGCAAGTGTACTACAGAAGGGGATGCTGTGGATTGTACTCCTGTGAGGGCCAAATCAAAGTAGAAGAAAGTTTTCTAGGTACACACAGAGGTGCATTACTCTCTAGAAAGCTCAATCAATTCAATACTGTGCAATTAAATTACCCGGGATGATGCAGAGTTACATGAGACCTGATAGATCAATACTAAAATTTttatacacacacttatacatatgtgaaatttcatatgtaataatttaaattatagtattgaatatatttacaatatcttgaaataataataaatctttcattcttatttttatggTATATGTTTCTTTAACAtatctttcattattatttaatgaTTCAGCATAATAGTTTGGTAGATCTATATAGGAGAACACAGGTCAAGTGATTTTGAGTGATCACAGGACAGAATTCTTCACAAATGTAAAAGTAATAGCAAAGTATTCatataaaattacttaaaattcatattttaaaagtaatttgcaAAGCATGTACATAATTCATTTGAAAGTATTGAGAAGAATACTTGGATGCATAAGTGTTTCACATACATATCCCTGCATGCATTTCtgtacatatagacacatatatgtgcatatttgttTTATActtggtgtgtatatgtatatttctatgcATATAATCTCAAGTATTGATATATAAGATGCAAACTATTTTAGATTCATTTGGGATATTAATTAATGATTTCATAGCTATGTAAAGGATGACATTTCACAATGGATCTATtggatcttttaaaatttatatcttCAAGTGAAGCTACTACCCCCTCATCTAACAAATACCCctttacagaaaatggagacCACTCCAGAAACTGTGGCTAGACACATGTATAGATCAAAAGATTGTGGGGAGCCCAACCCAGAAGCTACATCtatattatagtttctgattCTACAGCTCAGGGAACATAGCAGAAGCAGAAGGTGgaaagtttgtaagagccagaatgcCAGGTCTGGACTGAGACAGTCTTTCCTAGAGATGGCTAGTAAACAAGACTGGAACAGTGGTAGTATCAACAAGCATATTAATGTTGAAAGAGGAACTTTTTGAGTGgcccaaccctagacaaagaagtACAGGCAACAAATGATTGCTGGGAGAAGGTGCACCTTCATTGGTGCAGACTAATCAGCCCTGAGACAATATGCATACAAATAGCAAAAAAATACACTCAACagattatatttatacatttgtacatgacaataataattaaagaaaaagaagctatcaaCTTGAGATTAGGGGAAGGACATAAGAGGAATTGGATAGAGGATACCCGGAGCACCTAGAGGGGATAAAGTGATGCAATTCTCTCCTCATTAAAAACATATTgcatagccaggcagtgggggcacgcctttaatcccagcacttgggaggcagagccgggcagatctctgtgagttcgaggaaagcttggtctacagagtgagatccaggacaggcaccaaaactacacagagaaaccctgtctcgaaaaaaaaatactgcagaTAATATTGCTATTCATGACATTATAGTCTtgtaatttctttcatttcttctctctccaacccctctcaTGCACCCCTTGCTCTCTCTTCAATTTCTGGCCTCTTTTTCCTGAATTGTTGTTACAAATAtgccatttttgttcttttgttttgttttgtttagttgttttgtttttgagatgaggtctcatgaTGTAGTCTTGATTAGCCTGGAACTCTTGATGTATACCAAAGGAAGCCTTTAACTCGccaagatccacctgtctctgccttccagccaataggattaaaggctgcctcttcattttatttgtaattcCCTTTGCTAACAAACTATTtaatttcatgaagtcccattagCCTATTGTTGGCTTTATTTCCTATGCCACTTTATCATGAATGCAGAGACTTGTGGATGCTAAAGATACAGTAAATGATAGTTAAAGGTCAGGGAatgttggggaagaggaagcagagaaaatgtaAAAGCCAGGTGACAGGGAAGACTGCTACAAAATGCTATCTTAAAGAATGACACAACCATTGTAAACACAATCTCATAGCAGCTTCAATAGCCTGCAATGGACCTTCATAAAACTGAGCCTGTCATCATCATTCAGAAAAT is a genomic window containing:
- the LOC118577968 gene encoding selection and upkeep of intraepithelial T-cells protein 10-like, which translates into the protein MGPAASCLAGFFTAFLLVQIAVLTQAVSLDIQINIQVPDAEGVLLECTSGSLVPPAEMTWRDSKGNVIPHSLKFDSQDGLLYLKSSILLKNRTHGPITCSIYNVTTNQEKKRSIVLSDVLFKPEYISLMSNRPPCPVIYLSIIFVLHCLRGILVFCCLKWRKKIVKGKEEVRSNKMRFCYELTWECLPLVLHIIFLPLYLNFRSRASILDNAYQLYSNWLWDLCIILVVIMVFFTGLILILLWTLNHKWALELHGPSGTGETF